One Campylobacter concisus DNA segment encodes these proteins:
- a CDS encoding thioredoxin domain-containing protein, which yields MKKVILASIIAATSLMAASDKQIEEFYSQMVDSSVKVKVADRHKVAGDIEAVVVKLSKDGNSQDEIVFTKGDFIFPDVIDLKEQKSYLAEVKKEVIAKGISKIYKDEDKANIIVLGSDPKKPTIIMFSDPECPYCRAELAKIETTLKDSNVEIVLTPVHDVSSLQKSSLIYKDVKAAKSDSDKVKILRKYYAEDYNVDDKSVSKDDVAKIDNLRKKYFAAGVRSVPFIVNKSDLK from the coding sequence ATGAAAAAAGTGATCTTAGCCTCAATCATCGCGGCAACTAGCCTAATGGCAGCAAGCGATAAGCAAATAGAGGAGTTCTACTCTCAAATGGTTGATAGCAGCGTAAAAGTAAAGGTAGCTGATCGTCACAAAGTTGCAGGCGACATCGAAGCTGTCGTTGTGAAGTTAAGCAAAGATGGCAACTCACAAGATGAGATAGTATTTACAAAAGGCGACTTCATCTTCCCAGACGTGATCGATCTAAAAGAGCAAAAATCATACCTAGCTGAAGTGAAAAAAGAGGTCATCGCAAAGGGAATTTCTAAAATTTATAAAGATGAAGACAAGGCAAACATCATCGTTCTTGGTAGCGATCCTAAAAAGCCAACTATCATAATGTTTTCAGACCCTGAGTGCCCATACTGCAGAGCTGAGCTAGCAAAGATCGAGACAACACTAAAAGATAGCAACGTTGAAATCGTCCTAACTCCAGTGCATGACGTCTCATCACTTCAAAAAAGCTCGCTAATCTACAAAGATGTAAAAGCTGCTAAGAGTGACAGCGATAAGGTTAAAATTTTAAGAAAATACTACGCTGAAGACTACAATGTAGATGATAAGAGCGTTAGCAAAGATGATGTCGCAAAGATCGATAATCTCCGCAAAAAATACTTTGCAGCTGGCGTTAGATCAGTGCCATTTATCGTAAATAAAAGCGATCTAAAATAA
- a CDS encoding formate dehydrogenase subunit alpha, whose translation MSQGSHCSKGIDQIDLTHSKQRIKYPMKKVDGKWQRISWDQAVNEIGDKMLQIRKEDGPDSVIFLGSAKFNNEQAYYFRKFAAFWGTNSNDHVARIUHSATVAGVANTWGYGAMTNHFGDMAANSKCIFIIGANPAVANPVGGMKHTLQAKDRNNAKVIVADPNFTKSAAHADLYLRQRSGTDIALVYGLIHIILKNGWEDKEFIKNRTYGIDEIAKEAEHWTPEVTSDVTGVPVDKLIEAANILAHTKPGTVIWALGITQHSVGSSNTRILPILQLILGNMGKPGGGCNIIRGHDNVQGSTDMCNLSDSLPMYYGLTDAAWKYYCQGWGVDYDEFVKRFAVSTKEPKQGGTPVKNTVFEEYYYHDPKNPEDRNWRNEKGWSLSKWWQGVLKEENTFSSGALRVLWVQGTGLTSMAHLAKIQEAASKLDMIVVAEPFVNEISILSDRKDGVYILPVATAFENEGHLNATNRSGQWRTKVVDPLYESKGDHEVMFAFAKKFGFYDEYVKGMKMAVVDRELKQVKDDFVWPDDATNEIARVGNSIGYGGRTAEMFRRHQANWDKFDPDTLIGLGGEVKGEYYGKPWPAWDEKHPGTPILYDMSKSYAEGGSGFRNRFGLEHNGVSQLASEEATLVGSAIKGGYPQITKDNIEKVLGITLTEEEKAKIGPSWSMDYSGIILEKCREKGVVPYGNARARAIVWEFLDPIPKHREPIHSPRWDLVQKYPTFDDQARNFRVSTKFKSEQQAKDWSKEFPIVFSTQRVVNLSGAGMIERTSKYLSAITPEMFANVHPELALKYGIKDRDMMWIHSPQGTKIKVRCYHSYMVTPDRICMPYNFAGVMQGVDLSARYPEGTKPYVIGESFNTVTNYGFDPVTQISEFNAGLCRIEKAEENTFKTSFYHEYGERDALGKE comes from the coding sequence ATATCTCAAGGCTCACACTGCTCAAAAGGTATCGATCAGATCGACCTTACACACAGCAAACAGCGCATCAAATATCCTATGAAAAAAGTTGATGGCAAATGGCAAAGAATTTCATGGGATCAAGCTGTAAATGAGATCGGCGATAAGATGCTTCAGATCCGCAAAGAAGATGGTCCTGATAGCGTTATATTCTTAGGATCAGCGAAATTTAACAACGAGCAAGCATATTACTTTAGAAAATTTGCTGCGTTTTGGGGCACAAACAGCAACGACCACGTAGCAAGAATTTGACATAGCGCAACAGTCGCCGGTGTGGCGAATACTTGGGGTTATGGCGCGATGACAAACCACTTTGGGGATATGGCTGCAAATTCAAAATGTATATTTATAATAGGTGCAAATCCAGCTGTGGCAAACCCAGTTGGCGGCATGAAGCACACTTTACAAGCAAAAGATAGAAACAACGCAAAGGTGATCGTAGCTGATCCAAACTTTACAAAATCAGCCGCTCACGCTGATCTATACCTAAGACAAAGATCAGGCACCGACATAGCGCTTGTTTATGGACTTATCCACATCATCTTAAAAAATGGCTGGGAAGATAAAGAATTTATAAAAAATAGAACTTACGGCATCGATGAGATAGCAAAAGAGGCTGAGCACTGGACACCAGAGGTCACATCTGACGTTACAGGCGTGCCAGTTGATAAGCTGATAGAGGCTGCAAATATCCTAGCTCACACAAAACCAGGCACAGTGATCTGGGCACTTGGTATCACACAGCACTCAGTTGGTAGCTCAAATACGAGAATTTTACCTATCCTTCAACTAATCCTAGGCAACATGGGCAAACCAGGTGGCGGCTGTAACATCATCCGTGGTCACGACAACGTTCAAGGCTCAACCGACATGTGTAACCTCTCAGATAGCTTGCCGATGTATTACGGACTAACTGACGCGGCTTGGAAGTATTACTGTCAAGGCTGGGGCGTTGATTATGACGAGTTTGTAAAACGCTTTGCAGTCTCAACCAAAGAGCCAAAACAAGGCGGCACACCAGTTAAAAACACTGTTTTTGAAGAGTATTATTACCACGATCCTAAAAATCCAGAGGATAGAAACTGGAGAAATGAAAAAGGCTGGTCACTTTCAAAATGGTGGCAAGGCGTCTTGAAAGAGGAAAATACCTTTAGCAGTGGCGCGTTAAGAGTTCTTTGGGTTCAAGGAACTGGTTTAACATCTATGGCGCACCTAGCTAAAATTCAAGAAGCGGCTTCAAAACTAGATATGATCGTAGTTGCTGAGCCATTTGTAAATGAAATTTCTATCCTTTCAGATAGAAAAGATGGCGTTTATATCTTACCAGTGGCAACTGCCTTTGAAAACGAAGGTCACCTAAACGCTACAAACCGCTCAGGTCAGTGGAGAACGAAAGTCGTTGATCCACTTTATGAGAGCAAGGGTGATCACGAAGTAATGTTTGCATTTGCTAAGAAATTTGGCTTTTACGATGAATATGTAAAAGGCATGAAGATGGCTGTTGTAGATAGAGAGCTAAAACAAGTAAAAGATGACTTTGTATGGCCAGATGATGCGACAAATGAGATAGCAAGGGTTGGAAATTCTATCGGTTATGGCGGCAGAACTGCTGAGATGTTTAGACGTCACCAAGCAAACTGGGATAAATTTGACCCAGATACGCTAATAGGTCTTGGTGGCGAAGTAAAAGGTGAGTACTACGGCAAGCCATGGCCAGCATGGGATGAAAAACACCCTGGCACGCCGATACTTTACGATATGAGCAAGTCTTATGCAGAGGGCGGCTCTGGCTTTAGAAACCGTTTTGGCTTAGAGCATAACGGCGTTAGCCAGCTAGCTAGCGAAGAGGCAACTTTAGTTGGCTCAGCCATAAAAGGTGGCTACCCGCAAATCACAAAAGATAATATAGAAAAAGTCCTGGGCATCACTCTAACTGAAGAAGAGAAAGCTAAAATAGGACCTAGCTGGAGCATGGACTACAGCGGTATCATCTTAGAAAAATGCCGTGAAAAAGGGGTCGTGCCATATGGTAACGCAAGAGCTAGAGCTATCGTTTGGGAGTTTCTTGATCCTATCCCAAAACATAGAGAGCCTATCCACTCACCACGCTGGGATCTTGTCCAAAAGTATCCGACATTTGATGATCAAGCTAGAAATTTCCGTGTTTCTACTAAATTTAAGTCAGAGCAACAAGCAAAAGACTGGTCAAAAGAGTTCCCTATCGTATTTAGCACGCAACGCGTCGTAAATTTAAGTGGTGCGGGAATGATCGAAAGAACAAGTAAATATCTCTCAGCCATCACACCTGAGATGTTTGCTAATGTCCATCCTGAGCTTGCTTTAAAATACGGCATAAAAGATCGCGATATGATGTGGATCCACAGCCCACAAGGCACAAAGATCAAAGTAAGATGCTATCACAGCTATATGGTAACTCCAGATAGAATTTGTATGCCTTACAACTTCGCTGGCGTTATGCAAGGTGTCGATCTCTCAGCTCGCTACCCAGAGGGCACTAAGCCTTATGTTATCGGCGAGAGCTTTAACACAGTTACTAACTACGGATTTGACCCTGTTACTCAAATTTCAGAATTTAACGCAGGTCTTTGCCGCATAGAAAAAGCTGAAGAGAACACCTTTAAAACGTCGTTTTATCACGAGTATGGCGAGAGAGACGCCCTAGGTAAAGAGTAA
- a CDS encoding Fe-S-containing protein, with the protein MSIYFYQVFLALLGFTLFAALNNNGKSLKTIFLPSFLGVVAGVLIFKAARHALVDDQFKIFIDSVTLVFLLISILWIFFELKIAKIVTFFILGIGFGFGYSSSSALFPLFGGELLDTLSVISFFLMIFAMILILFLFFFISNLKASIPSSVAKILALITLVFLLVDRSSQTALELLRAGALKISSELNSQILSISAKGIYVTEFSAYFYIAVILLLCIIALCFVPKSIDKSTFGSIKYRFTKAIRENVFDNAKFAFCSVLIALGFSLYFDLYASRPPQISEPVLVEPVGDKFIFDVDMLKDNELHRFAYITDEGKQIRFFLLNRFSDRPSPVIVFDSCMICGDMGYIKKGNDLICISCNVRIFLPSVGKEGGCNPIPMAFTFDGKNIIVDYKTIVAGANYFSKVVEKMVLDPVSHKKVSNLDSRSYLYYGRTYFFESNETQAKFEANPEKYVETNGTLK; encoded by the coding sequence ATGTCAATTTACTTCTATCAGGTCTTTTTAGCCCTCCTTGGATTTACGCTTTTTGCTGCCTTAAATAACAATGGCAAAAGTTTAAAAACGATCTTTTTACCGTCATTTCTTGGCGTTGTTGCTGGTGTGCTTATCTTTAAAGCTGCTCGTCATGCGCTTGTTGATGATCAGTTTAAAATTTTCATAGATTCTGTGACACTGGTTTTTTTACTAATTAGCATTTTATGGATATTTTTCGAGCTTAAGATAGCAAAAATCGTAACATTTTTTATTTTAGGCATCGGCTTTGGCTTTGGCTATAGCTCAAGTAGTGCATTGTTCCCGTTATTTGGTGGCGAGCTGCTTGACACGCTTTCAGTCATAAGCTTCTTTTTGATGATCTTTGCGATGATCTTGATACTATTTTTATTTTTCTTCATTTCAAATTTAAAAGCAAGCATCCCATCATCAGTAGCTAAAATTTTAGCTCTTATCACATTGGTCTTTTTGCTAGTTGATAGAAGCTCACAAACTGCACTCGAACTTTTACGTGCAGGCGCTTTAAAGATAAGTAGCGAGCTAAATTCTCAAATTTTATCTATCAGCGCAAAAGGCATCTACGTCACAGAATTTAGTGCCTATTTTTACATAGCAGTGATCCTTCTTTTATGCATCATCGCGCTTTGCTTTGTGCCAAAGAGTATCGATAAGAGCACGTTTGGCTCTATCAAATACCGTTTTACAAAAGCCATTAGAGAAAATGTCTTTGACAATGCAAAATTTGCATTTTGCAGCGTTTTAATAGCGCTTGGATTTTCACTTTATTTTGATCTTTACGCATCTCGCCCACCTCAAATTTCAGAGCCAGTCTTGGTTGAGCCAGTGGGAGATAAATTTATATTTGATGTTGATATGCTAAAAGATAATGAACTTCACAGATTTGCCTACATCACAGATGAGGGCAAGCAGATAAGATTTTTCTTGCTAAACCGTTTTAGCGACCGCCCATCTCCAGTCATCGTCTTTGACTCGTGCATGATTTGCGGCGATATGGGCTACATAAAAAAAGGCAATGATCTTATTTGTATCTCTTGTAATGTTAGAATTTTCTTGCCGTCAGTTGGCAAAGAGGGCGGTTGTAACCCGATCCCTATGGCATTTACCTTCGATGGTAAAAATATCATAGTTGATTATAAAACGATCGTTGCAGGGGCAAACTACTTTAGCAAGGTCGTCGAAAAGATGGTGCTTGATCCTGTAAGCCACAAAAAGGTGAGCAATCTTGATTCAAGATCATATTTATACTACGGACGCACATATTTCTTTGAGAGCAACGAAACTCAGGCGAAATTTGAAGCAAATCCAGAAAAATATGTAGAAACAAATGGAACGTTAAAATGA
- a CDS encoding ABC transporter permease produces MTANSKFFYNLIYKSLKNGSSRVMVIVISILLGACVCAAFVNVYLDIDSKVSRELKTYGANMIFAPKDMATSDDMSEKTYNEMIAKVPKDKLLGESGYLFAQANIGPTNAIVMGTKFSNLKKVKPFLDVRDGTMINVDFDDKNVLIGVDLARQAGFKAGDDIEIRAIGSNESINVKIKGVVASGDKEDALLITSLSLAQKISNKAGKINYAEAVVLGNFDEITSLAKTISNDEIVAKPVAKVSKSEGYILEKIKLLMALVSLVILLITSMCVNTTLSAILLSRSREIALLRAIGASKKDVLRLFGFETFVTALISALVGAFLGYLLAQILGYAIFDSSIDFRILSIPVAVVISLLFAAIAAFYPIKRALNNKMADTLRGE; encoded by the coding sequence ATGACCGCAAATAGCAAATTCTTTTACAACCTTATCTACAAAAGCCTAAAAAATGGCTCATCAAGGGTTATGGTCATCGTGATCTCGATCTTGCTTGGAGCGTGCGTGTGTGCGGCATTTGTCAATGTCTATCTGGACATCGACTCAAAGGTCTCACGCGAGCTAAAAACTTATGGTGCAAATATGATCTTTGCTCCAAAAGATATGGCGACAAGTGATGATATGAGTGAAAAAACATATAATGAAATGATCGCTAAAGTGCCAAAAGATAAGCTTCTTGGCGAGAGCGGATATCTCTTTGCTCAGGCAAATATCGGCCCAACTAATGCCATCGTCATGGGGACAAAATTTAGCAATCTAAAAAAGGTTAAGCCGTTTTTAGATGTTAGAGATGGAACTATGATAAATGTCGATTTTGACGATAAAAACGTGCTAATAGGCGTCGATCTTGCTCGTCAAGCTGGCTTTAAAGCAGGCGATGATATAGAAATTCGTGCCATTGGCTCAAATGAGAGCATAAATGTAAAGATAAAAGGTGTAGTGGCAAGTGGCGACAAAGAGGACGCTCTTTTGATCACGTCACTATCTTTGGCTCAAAAAATTTCAAACAAAGCTGGCAAGATAAACTACGCTGAAGCTGTTGTGCTTGGAAATTTTGACGAGATAACATCGCTTGCAAAGACTATAAGCAACGACGAAATAGTCGCAAAACCAGTGGCAAAGGTCTCAAAGTCTGAGGGCTATATCTTAGAGAAGATCAAACTCCTAATGGCACTTGTGAGCCTCGTTATCTTACTCATTACTTCAATGTGCGTAAATACAACGCTTAGTGCTATCTTGCTCTCTCGATCACGTGAGATCGCACTTCTTAGAGCTATAGGTGCAAGCAAAAAAGATGTATTGAGGCTATTTGGCTTTGAGACATTTGTGACAGCGCTTATTTCAGCGTTAGTTGGAGCGTTTTTAGGTTATCTACTAGCTCAAATTTTAGGTTATGCGATATTTGATTCTAGTATTGATTTTAGAATTCTAAGCATCCCAGTAGCTGTGGTCATATCACTTCTTTTTGCAGCGATCGCAGCGTTTTACCCGATTAAGCGGGCACTTAATAACAAAATGGCAGATACACTAAGAGGAGAATGA
- a CDS encoding FTR1 family iron permease encodes MNKIFKFMLIMLLPIWLVAKNDDYTQVAAQIKESLQKVITEYRAGNVEQAVSDTQNAYFGLFEDVEAGIRINLGQKKAYSMEKQFGEIRKAIKAGEAPDDVQKRIDQINSEIAEVLPVILNGHKLVGEYSDTPAQAATSGYDTSKFIPEWKVAFENLSATLDKAIASYESDKQDDAKNSIQDAKFNDYRNTQLEIAVRQYIENGKSIDADIQRKMGEAISGITNGISKDDFKVKLEEIKKLAYDAVAKLPAETVKLAKVDMSSAASSDSSEDSGTDYTQTVKNINDKIQAAIALYKGGNSAKAMGDIQDIYFDEFEGSGMENKVGAIDVNLKTAIEATFGNLVALMKSGADEKTLEESASKMSSQLAAALEKTSGSSSPWTLFIWALTIILREGFEALIIVAAVVAYLVKTGNAKSMGKVVYSSVGVAVILSFVMAWIMNVIFGEAAGQKRELMEGITMLVAVGLLFYVGFWLLSNAGAKKWNDYIKSHLSESISSGSSTMLWWTVFLAVFREGAETVLFYQALIFDAKDSAGYSMIAAGFVVGLIVLLIVYFLFKIFAIKIPIKPFFIFTSAIIFYMSIVFVGKGVGELVEGKIFIPTIIKGLNFPDWMRDWLGLMPYYESLVPQIIMVLALIIGIVIMKSKQNKN; translated from the coding sequence ATGAATAAAATTTTTAAATTTATGCTTATCATGCTACTTCCTATCTGGCTTGTGGCAAAAAATGACGACTACACACAAGTCGCAGCTCAGATAAAAGAGTCATTACAAAAGGTAATAACAGAGTATAGAGCTGGCAATGTCGAGCAAGCAGTTAGCGATACTCAAAATGCTTATTTTGGTCTGTTTGAAGATGTCGAAGCTGGCATCAGAATAAATTTAGGTCAGAAAAAAGCTTACTCTATGGAGAAGCAGTTTGGCGAGATCAGAAAGGCGATAAAAGCTGGCGAAGCACCAGATGATGTGCAAAAAAGAATAGATCAGATAAATAGCGAAATCGCTGAAGTTTTGCCAGTTATTTTAAATGGACATAAGCTTGTTGGTGAGTATTCAGACACTCCAGCACAAGCTGCTACAAGTGGCTATGACACTTCTAAATTTATCCCTGAGTGGAAGGTAGCATTTGAAAATTTATCAGCTACTTTGGATAAAGCCATAGCAAGCTACGAGAGCGATAAACAAGATGATGCTAAAAATTCTATCCAAGATGCTAAATTTAATGATTATAGAAACACTCAACTTGAAATCGCCGTTCGCCAATATATAGAAAATGGCAAAAGCATAGATGCTGACATCCAAAGAAAGATGGGTGAAGCGATCAGTGGCATCACAAATGGCATAAGCAAAGATGACTTTAAAGTAAAGCTAGAAGAGATCAAAAAGCTAGCTTATGATGCTGTTGCAAAACTTCCAGCTGAAACAGTAAAACTAGCAAAAGTTGATATGAGTAGTGCAGCATCTAGCGATAGCAGCGAAGATAGTGGCACAGACTACACTCAAACTGTTAAAAACATAAATGACAAAATTCAAGCAGCCATCGCGCTTTACAAAGGTGGCAATAGCGCTAAAGCTATGGGCGATATCCAAGACATCTACTTTGATGAGTTTGAAGGTAGCGGCATGGAAAACAAAGTAGGTGCGATAGATGTAAATTTAAAAACAGCTATCGAAGCTACATTTGGTAACCTTGTAGCCCTTATGAAATCAGGTGCAGATGAAAAAACACTTGAAGAAAGTGCAAGCAAGATGTCATCTCAGCTAGCAGCTGCACTTGAGAAAACTAGCGGTTCAAGCTCACCTTGGACGCTATTTATCTGGGCTCTAACTATCATCTTAAGAGAGGGTTTTGAAGCTCTTATCATCGTTGCAGCCGTCGTTGCATATCTTGTAAAAACTGGCAATGCAAAATCTATGGGCAAGGTCGTATATAGCTCAGTTGGCGTAGCTGTCATCTTAAGCTTTGTCATGGCTTGGATAATGAATGTCATCTTTGGCGAGGCAGCAGGTCAAAAAAGAGAGCTTATGGAAGGCATCACGATGCTTGTTGCAGTGGGACTTCTATTTTATGTTGGCTTCTGGCTTCTTTCAAATGCTGGTGCTAAAAAATGGAACGACTACATCAAATCTCACTTATCTGAGTCTATCTCAAGTGGCTCAAGCACGATGCTTTGGTGGACTGTATTTTTAGCGGTATTTAGAGAGGGCGCTGAGACAGTGCTATTTTATCAAGCGCTTATCTTTGATGCAAAAGACTCAGCTGGCTACTCAATGATCGCAGCTGGCTTTGTTGTAGGTCTTATCGTTCTTTTAATAGTCTATTTCTTATTTAAAATTTTCGCTATTAAAATTCCTATTAAACCATTTTTTATATTTACATCAGCGATCATCTTTTACATGTCGATCGTCTTTGTTGGCAAGGGCGTTGGCGAGCTAGTTGAAGGCAAAATTTTCATCCCAACTATCATAAAAGGACTAAATTTTCCTGACTGGATGAGAGACTGGCTAGGACTTATGCCATATTACGAGAGTTTAGTACCTCAGATCATTATGGTGCTTGCCCTAATTATAGGCATCGTTATCATGAAATCAAAACAAAATAAAAACTAA
- a CDS encoding twin-arginine translocation signal domain-containing protein, protein MQGSRRDFLKKSLKVGAASGVLAVSAVAKVTSDDLAPDDNGVVVGKSNKKEVLYKKSKNWETYYKIAY, encoded by the coding sequence ATGCAAGGATCAAGAAGAGATTTTCTTAAAAAATCTCTAAAAGTCGGTGCTGCCAGCGGAGTACTCGCAGTCTCAGCTGTAGCAAAAGTGACTAGCGATGACTTGGCTCCTGATGACAATGGCGTTGTCGTAGGCAAGTCTAACAAAAAAGAGGTGCTTTATAAAAAAAGCAAAAACTGGGAAACCTACTATAAAATCGCATACTAA
- the fdh3B gene encoding formate dehydrogenase FDH3 subunit beta yields MARMKFFVDTNRCISCFGCQVACSSAHELPVGIYRRKVITLHDGIEGKEVSTTIACQHCTDAPCEQVCPVDCFYIRADGIVLHDKNKCIGCGYCLYACPFGAPQFPRDGAFGVKGVMDKCTMCAGGPEPTNSHEERELYGQNRMAEGKVPMCAAICSTNALLVGDAAEVSNVYRKRVMLRNTGLNV; encoded by the coding sequence ATGGCAAGAATGAAATTTTTTGTAGATACTAATAGATGTATCAGCTGCTTTGGATGTCAAGTCGCCTGCTCTTCTGCTCATGAGCTTCCAGTAGGAATTTACAGAAGAAAGGTTATCACGCTTCACGATGGCATAGAGGGTAAAGAGGTCTCAACTACTATCGCATGCCAGCACTGCACCGACGCGCCTTGTGAGCAAGTTTGTCCGGTTGATTGCTTCTACATTAGAGCTGATGGCATCGTACTTCACGATAAAAACAAGTGCATAGGCTGTGGATACTGCCTGTATGCTTGTCCATTTGGTGCGCCGCAGTTCCCTAGAGACGGGGCATTTGGCGTAAAAGGCGTAATGGATAAATGCACTATGTGCGCAGGCGGTCCAGAGCCAACTAACTCACACGAGGAGAGAGAACTTTACGGCCAAAACAGAATGGCTGAGGGCAAAGTTCCTATGTGTGCGGCTATCTGTTCTACAAACGCGCTTTTAGTTGGCGACGCTGCTGAGGTTTCAAATGTATATCGCAAACGCGTCATGCTAAGAAATACAGGACTAAATGTATAA
- a CDS encoding iron transporter produces the protein MNKILSSALALSLAAGFALAGEHPIGEPVEANGMEIAAVYLEPIDMEPKGVDLAPSLADLHLEADIHAIKGNKNGFGEGEWIPYLKINYELKNLDNGKTKKGTFMPMVASDGPHYGANVKMDTGVGNYELKFHIDNPEKQGFGRHADKETGVGKWFEPFTTTYKFQWTGGPVK, from the coding sequence ATGAATAAAATTCTTAGTTCAGCTCTAGCACTTAGCCTAGCAGCTGGTTTTGCACTTGCTGGAGAGCACCCAATCGGCGAGCCTGTAGAGGCTAATGGCATGGAGATAGCTGCTGTTTATCTTGAGCCAATTGACATGGAGCCAAAAGGCGTTGATCTAGCTCCAAGCTTGGCTGACCTTCACTTAGAGGCTGACATCCACGCTATAAAAGGCAACAAAAACGGCTTTGGCGAAGGCGAGTGGATCCCATACCTAAAGATCAACTATGAGCTAAAAAACCTTGATAATGGTAAAACTAAAAAAGGTACATTTATGCCAATGGTTGCAAGCGATGGCCCACACTACGGTGCTAACGTAAAAATGGATACAGGTGTTGGTAACTATGAGCTTAAATTCCACATCGACAATCCAGAAAAACAAGGCTTTGGTCGCCACGCTGACAAAGAGACTGGTGTTGGTAAATGGTTTGAGCCTTTCACAACAACTTATAAATTTCAATGGACAGGTGGTCCTGTTAAATAA
- a CDS encoding ABC transporter permease: MKNMQLRMIKSSITGSKVQKTMAFITILLAALLIACMLNITLKIGDQVASELRGYGSNIVVLPRGESLSIEIEGKNFTPLKSQNLLPEADIYKIKEIFWRNNIVAFAPFLETKVKDAKGDEFSFEGTYFDKNIGLKDEPEFSTGVKSLYGFWGVEGAWPKDESMDEILVGDELAKAKNLKVGDKLSLEGKNGTKEVSVVGILKGASDEAHKLIGSLKLAGDLSGHAGSYTKAEVSAMTIPENDLSLKARRNLDNLDSAEYDKWYCSAYAGSIAFQIEENLPNVSAKASLQVSDAESNIVKKIQSLMGIVSIIALVVSAIGITSLMTSEIYRRKKEIGLLKAIGASNFEIYALFASESLVVAFFAGITGAFLGYALSYVMSYIIFSHGIGIAWIVLPISVAFALLISVVGSLMPMRNVINLLPAEVLYDRK, translated from the coding sequence ATGAAAAATATGCAACTAAGAATGATAAAAAGCTCGATCACTGGCTCAAAGGTGCAAAAGACGATGGCGTTTATCACCATCTTGCTAGCTGCTCTTTTGATAGCTTGCATGCTAAATATCACGCTAAAAATCGGCGATCAAGTGGCAAGTGAGCTTAGAGGATATGGCTCAAATATCGTCGTTTTACCACGCGGTGAGAGCCTAAGCATCGAGATCGAGGGTAAAAATTTCACCCCACTAAAATCACAAAATTTACTCCCAGAAGCTGATATCTACAAGATAAAAGAGATCTTTTGGAGAAATAACATCGTCGCTTTTGCTCCGTTTTTAGAGACAAAGGTAAAAGACGCTAAGGGCGATGAGTTTAGCTTTGAGGGGACATATTTTGATAAAAATATCGGACTAAAAGATGAGCCAGAATTTAGCACAGGCGTTAAGAGTTTATATGGATTTTGGGGTGTTGAGGGCGCTTGGCCAAAAGATGAGAGCATGGATGAAATTTTAGTAGGAGATGAGCTTGCAAAGGCTAAAAATTTAAAAGTTGGCGACAAGCTTAGCCTTGAGGGCAAAAACGGCACAAAAGAGGTTAGCGTGGTTGGCATCTTAAAAGGAGCAAGCGATGAGGCACATAAGCTAATAGGCTCGCTCAAACTTGCTGGCGATCTCTCAGGACACGCTGGCTCATACACAAAAGCTGAGGTCTCAGCCATGACGATCCCAGAAAACGACCTATCGCTAAAAGCTAGACGAAATTTAGACAACCTTGATAGCGCAGAGTACGACAAATGGTACTGCTCGGCCTATGCAGGATCTATCGCATTTCAGATAGAAGAAAATTTACCAAACGTTAGCGCAAAAGCTAGCCTTCAAGTAAGTGATGCTGAGAGTAATATCGTAAAGAAAATTCAAAGCCTAATGGGTATCGTTAGTATCATCGCTCTTGTGGTCTCAGCCATCGGTATAACGTCGCTAATGACAAGTGAAATTTACCGCCGCAAAAAAGAGATCGGCCTTTTAAAAGCCATAGGTGCAAGTAACTTTGAAATTTACGCCCTTTTTGCTAGTGAGAGCCTTGTGGTTGCCTTTTTTGCAGGCATCACGGGAGCATTTTTAGGATACGCGCTAAGCTACGTGATGTCTTACATCATATTCTCTCACGGCATAGGCATAGCATGGATCGTGCTACCAATTAGCGTGGCATTTGCCTTACTCATCTCAGTCGTTGGCTCGCTAATGCCAATGAGAAACGTCATAAATTTACTACCTGCGGAGGTGCTATATGACCGCAAATAG